A window of the Callospermophilus lateralis isolate mCalLat2 chromosome 7, mCalLat2.hap1, whole genome shotgun sequence genome harbors these coding sequences:
- the Mad2l2 gene encoding mitotic spindle assembly checkpoint protein MAD2B has translation MTTLTRQDLNFGQVVADVLCEFLEVAVHLILYVREVYPVGIFQKRKKYNVPVQMSCHPELNQYIQDTLHCVKPLLEKNDVEKVVVVILDKEHRPVEKFVFEITQPPLLSISSDSLLSHVEQLLRAFILKISVCDAVLDHNPPGCTFTVLVHTREAATRNMEKIQVIKDFPWILADEQDVHMHDPRLIPLKTMTSDILKMQLYVEERAHKSS, from the exons ATGACCACACTCACGCGACAGGACCTCAACTTTGGCCAAG TGGTGGCCGACGTGCTCTGCGAGTTCCTGGAGGTGGCCGTGCACCTAATCCTCTACGTGCGCGAGGTCTACCCCGTGGGCATCTTCCAGAAACGCAAGAAGTACAACGTTCCGGTCCAG ATGTCCTGTCACCCGGAGCTGAACCAGTACATCCAGGACACACTGCACTGTGTCAAGCCACTTCTGGAGAAG AATGACGTGGAGAAGGTGGTGGTGGTGATCTTGGACAAGGAGCACCGCCCGGTGGAGAAGTTCGTCTTTGAGATCACTCAGCCTCCGCTGCTGTCCATCAG CTCTGACTCTCTGCTGTCCCACGTGGAGCAGCTGCTCCGAGCCTTCATCCTGAAGATCAGCGTGTGTGATGCTGTCCTGGACCACAACCCCCCAG GCTGCACCTTCACAGTTCTGGTGCACACGAGAGAAGCTGCCACCCGCAATATGGAGAAGATCCAGGTCATTAAG GACTTCCCCTGGATCCTGGCAGATGAGCAGGACGTCCACATGCACGACCCCCGGCTGATCCCCTTGAAGACCATGACATCAGACATCTTAAAG ATGCAGCTCTACGTGGAAGAACGAGCTCACAAAAGTAGCTGA
- the Fbxo6 gene encoding F-box only protein 6 — MALVSINELPENILLELFTHVPARQLLLHCRPVCSLWRDLIDLVTLWKRKCLREGFVTEDWDQPVSDWKIFYFLCSLRRNLLRNPCAEEDMGSWRIDSNGGDHWKVESLPGEHGTDFPDPQVKKYFVTSYGMCLKSQLVDLKAEGYWEELLDTFRPEIVVKDWFAARADCGCSYHIRVQLASADYIVLASFEPPPVTVHQWNDATWTEVSHTFSDYPPGVRHILFQHGGKDTQFWAGWYGPRVTNSSIIISPKTSRSLAPSGTLPETLQGQGEAS; from the exons ATGGCCCTGGTCAGCATCAACGAGCTGCCCGAGAACATCCTGCTGGAGCTGTTCACGCATGTGCCTGCCCGCCAGCTGCTGCTGCACTGCCGGCCCGTCTGCAGCCTCTGGCGAGACCTCATCGACCTTGTGACCCTCTGGAAGCGCAAATGCCTGCGCGAGGGCTTTGTCACAGAGGACTGGGACCAGCCCGTGTCCGACTGGAAGATCTTCTACTTTCTGTGCAGCCTCCGCAGGAACCTCCTACGCAACCCGTGTGCTGAAG AGGATATGGGGTCTTGGCGAATCGACTCCAATGGGGGGGACCACTGGAAGGTGGAGAGCCTCCCTGGAGAGCATGGCACAGATTTTCCTGACCCCCAAGTCAAGAAGTACTTTGTCACCTCCTACGG CATGTGCCTCAAGTCCCAGCTGGTGGACCTCAAGGCCGAGGGCTACTGGGAGGAGCTGCTGGACACATTCCGGCCTGAAATCGTGGTGAAGGACTG GTTCGCTGCCAGGGCCGACTGTGGCTGCTCCTACCACATCCGGGTGCAGCTGGCCTCCGCCGACTACATCGTCTTGGCCTCCTTCGAGCCCCCACCCGTGACTGTCCATCAGTGGAACGACGCGACATGGACAGAG GTCTCCCACACCTTCTCTGACTACCCTCCAGGCGTCCGCCACATCCTGTTCCAGCACGGGGGCAAGGACACCCAGTTCTGGGCAGGCTGGTATGGGCCCCGTGTCACTAACAGCAGCATCATCATCAGCCCCAAGACCAGCAGGAGCCTGGCTCCCTCCGGGACTCTGCCTGAGACACTGCAGGGACAGGGGGAGGCTTCCTAG
- the Fbxo44 gene encoding F-box only protein 44 isoform X2 yields MAVGNINELPENILLELFTHVPARQLLLRCRLVCSLWRDLIDLVTLWKRKCLREGFITEDWDQPVADWKIFYFLRSLHRNLLHNPCAEEGFEFWSLDVNGGDEWKVEDLSKDQRKEFPNDQVRSQARLRVQVPAVRPAPVLCARPSGDLPARPSDDPAEERRPMEGGLPHLLQLPSRRPLHLVSARRRGHPLLGRLVRPEGHQQQHHHRAPAALTPPGPPSTEP; encoded by the exons ATGGCCGTGGGCAACATCAACGAACTGCCCGAGAACATCCTGCTGGAGCTGTTCACACACGTGCCTGCCCGCCAGCTGCTGCTGCGCTGCCGCCTGGTCTGCAGCCTCTGGCGAGACCTCATCGACCTGGTGACCCTCTGGAAGCGCAAGTGCCTGCGCGAGGGCTTCATCACCGAGGACTGGGACCAGCCTGTGGCCGACTGGAAGATCTTCTACTTCCTCCGTAGCCTCCACAGGAACCTCCTGCACAACCCGTGTGCTGAAG AGGGCTTTGAGTTCTGGAGCCTGGATGTGAACGGAGGCGATGAGTGGAAGGTGGAGGACCTTTCCAAAGACCAGCGGAAGGAGTTCCCCAATGACCAG GTTCGCAGCCAGGCCAGACTGCGGGTCCAAGTACCAGCTGTGCGTCCAGCTCCTGTCCTCTGCGCACGCCCCTCTGGGGACCTTCCAGCCAGACCCAGTGATGATCCAGCAGAAGAGCGACGCCCGATGGAGGGAG GTCTCCCACACCTTCTCCAACTACCCTCCCGGCGTCCGCTACATCTGGTTTCAGCACGGCGGCGTGGACACCCACTACTGGGCCGGCTGGTACGGCCCGAGGGTCACCAACAGCAGCATCACCATCGGGCCCCCGCTGCCCTGACACCCCCTGGCCCCCCATCAACTGAACCCTGA
- the Fbxo44 gene encoding F-box only protein 44 isoform X1 — protein sequence MAVGNINELPENILLELFTHVPARQLLLRCRLVCSLWRDLIDLVTLWKRKCLREGFITEDWDQPVADWKIFYFLRSLHRNLLHNPCAEEGFEFWSLDVNGGDEWKVEDLSKDQRKEFPNDQVKKYFVTSYYTCLKSQVVDLKAEGYWEELMDTTRPDIQVKDWFAARPDCGSKYQLCVQLLSSAHAPLGTFQPDPVMIQQKSDARWREVSHTFSNYPPGVRYIWFQHGGVDTHYWAGWYGPRVTNSSITIGPPLP from the exons ATGGCCGTGGGCAACATCAACGAACTGCCCGAGAACATCCTGCTGGAGCTGTTCACACACGTGCCTGCCCGCCAGCTGCTGCTGCGCTGCCGCCTGGTCTGCAGCCTCTGGCGAGACCTCATCGACCTGGTGACCCTCTGGAAGCGCAAGTGCCTGCGCGAGGGCTTCATCACCGAGGACTGGGACCAGCCTGTGGCCGACTGGAAGATCTTCTACTTCCTCCGTAGCCTCCACAGGAACCTCCTGCACAACCCGTGTGCTGAAG AGGGCTTTGAGTTCTGGAGCCTGGATGTGAACGGAGGCGATGAGTGGAAGGTGGAGGACCTTTCCAAAGACCAGCGGAAGGAGTTCCCCAATGACCAGGTCAAGAAATACTTCGTGACTTCTTATTA CACCTGCCTCAAGTCCCAGGTGGTGGACCTCAAGGCTGAAGGGTATTGGGAGGAGCTGATGGACACCACCCGACCGGACATCCAGGTCAAGGACTG GTTCGCAGCCAGGCCAGACTGCGGGTCCAAGTACCAGCTGTGCGTCCAGCTCCTGTCCTCTGCGCACGCCCCTCTGGGGACCTTCCAGCCAGACCCAGTGATGATCCAGCAGAAGAGCGACGCCCGATGGAGGGAG GTCTCCCACACCTTCTCCAACTACCCTCCCGGCGTCCGCTACATCTGGTTTCAGCACGGCGGCGTGGACACCCACTACTGGGCCGGCTGGTACGGCCCGAGGGTCACCAACAGCAGCATCACCATCGGGCCCCCGCTGCCCTGA
- the Fbxo2 gene encoding F-box only protein 2 isoform X1 yields the protein MGSLRSMGHSRCSTQESVGQPEEQPEEACAEAEEEQPGEEEASGEEEAAAYLAELPEPLLLRVLAALPAAELVQACRLVCLRWKELVDGAPLWLLKCQQEGLVPEGGGDDERDHWQQFYFLSKRRRNLLRNPCGEEDLEGWCDVEHGGDGWRVEELPGDSGVEFSHDESVQKYFASSFEWCRKAQVIDLQAEGYWEELLDTTQPAIVVKDWYSGRRDAGCLYELTVRLLSEHEDVLAEFNSGQVAVPPDSEDGWMEISHTFTDYGPGVRYVRFEHGGQDSVYWKGWFGARVTNSSVWVEP from the exons ATGGGCAGTCTAAGAAGCATGGGACACAGCAGGTGCTCAACACAAG AGAGCGTGGGCCAGCCGGAGGAGCAGCCGGAGGAGGCGTGTGCGGAGGCCGAGGAGGAGCAGCCCGGGGAGGAAGAGGCATCAGGCGAGGAGGAGGCGGCGGCGTACCTGGCGGAGCTGCCCGAGCCGCTGCTCCTGCGCGTGCTGGCCGCTCTGCCGGCCGCCGAGCTGGTGCAGGCCTGCCGCCTGGTGTGCCTGCGCTGGAAGGAGCTGGTGGACGGCGCCCCCCTGTGGCTGCTCAAGTGCCAGCAGGAGGGGCTGGTGCCCGAAGGTGGCGGCGACGACGAGCGAGACCACTGGCAGCAGTTCTACTTTCTGAGCAAGCGGCGGCGCAACCTGCTGCGCAACCCGTGCGGGGAAG AAGACTTGGAGGGCTGGTGCGACGTGGAGCATGGTGGGGATGGCTGGCGGGTGGAGGAGCTGCCTGGAGACAGTGGGGTGGAATTCAGCCACGATGAGAGCGTCCAGAAGTACTTCGCCTCCTCCTTTGA GTGGTGTCGCAAAGCACAAGTCATTGACCTGCAAGCTGAGGGCTACTGGGAGGAGCTGCTGGACACCACCCAGCCGGCCATCGTGGTGAAGGACTG GTACTCGGGCCGCAGGGACGCGGGCTGCTTGTACGAGCTCACGGTGAGGCTGCTGTCGGAGCACGAGGACGTGCTGGCCGAGTTCAACAGCGGCCAGGTGGCGGTTCCCCCGGACAGTGAGGACGGCTGGATGGAG ATCTCCCACACCTTCACCGACTACGGACCTGGCGTCCGCTACGTCCGCTTCGAACACGGGGGACAGGACTCCGTCTATTGGAAGGGCTGGTTCGGGGCGCGAGTGACCAACAGCAGCGTGTGGGTGGAGCCCTGA
- the Fbxo2 gene encoding F-box only protein 2 isoform X2 — translation MDGDGDPESVGQPEEQPEEACAEAEEEQPGEEEASGEEEAAAYLAELPEPLLLRVLAALPAAELVQACRLVCLRWKELVDGAPLWLLKCQQEGLVPEGGGDDERDHWQQFYFLSKRRRNLLRNPCGEEDLEGWCDVEHGGDGWRVEELPGDSGVEFSHDESVQKYFASSFEWCRKAQVIDLQAEGYWEELLDTTQPAIVVKDWYSGRRDAGCLYELTVRLLSEHEDVLAEFNSGQVAVPPDSEDGWMEISHTFTDYGPGVRYVRFEHGGQDSVYWKGWFGARVTNSSVWVEP, via the exons ATGGACGGAGACGGTGACCCAG AGAGCGTGGGCCAGCCGGAGGAGCAGCCGGAGGAGGCGTGTGCGGAGGCCGAGGAGGAGCAGCCCGGGGAGGAAGAGGCATCAGGCGAGGAGGAGGCGGCGGCGTACCTGGCGGAGCTGCCCGAGCCGCTGCTCCTGCGCGTGCTGGCCGCTCTGCCGGCCGCCGAGCTGGTGCAGGCCTGCCGCCTGGTGTGCCTGCGCTGGAAGGAGCTGGTGGACGGCGCCCCCCTGTGGCTGCTCAAGTGCCAGCAGGAGGGGCTGGTGCCCGAAGGTGGCGGCGACGACGAGCGAGACCACTGGCAGCAGTTCTACTTTCTGAGCAAGCGGCGGCGCAACCTGCTGCGCAACCCGTGCGGGGAAG AAGACTTGGAGGGCTGGTGCGACGTGGAGCATGGTGGGGATGGCTGGCGGGTGGAGGAGCTGCCTGGAGACAGTGGGGTGGAATTCAGCCACGATGAGAGCGTCCAGAAGTACTTCGCCTCCTCCTTTGA GTGGTGTCGCAAAGCACAAGTCATTGACCTGCAAGCTGAGGGCTACTGGGAGGAGCTGCTGGACACCACCCAGCCGGCCATCGTGGTGAAGGACTG GTACTCGGGCCGCAGGGACGCGGGCTGCTTGTACGAGCTCACGGTGAGGCTGCTGTCGGAGCACGAGGACGTGCTGGCCGAGTTCAACAGCGGCCAGGTGGCGGTTCCCCCGGACAGTGAGGACGGCTGGATGGAG ATCTCCCACACCTTCACCGACTACGGACCTGGCGTCCGCTACGTCCGCTTCGAACACGGGGGACAGGACTCCGTCTATTGGAAGGGCTGGTTCGGGGCGCGAGTGACCAACAGCAGCGTGTGGGTGGAGCCCTGA